From a region of the Dictyostelium discoideum AX4 chromosome 2 chromosome, whole genome shotgun sequence genome:
- the gpbB gene encoding hypothetical protein (G beta like protein~Guanine nucleotide-binding protein beta subunit-like protein~TRANS-SIALIDASE. 6/101) has translation MEQQKAPQVTYLEVGSLVGHNGFVTSIAVSPENPDTIISSSRDKTVMVWQLTPTDATSPGKAHRSLKGHSHFVQDVVISHDGQFALSGSWDNTLRLWDITKGVSTRLFKGHTQDVMSVAFSSDNRQIISGSRDATIKVWNTLGECKFTLEGPEAHQDWVSCIRFSPNTPTIVSGSWDNKVKIWDIKSFKCNHTLTDHTGYVNTVTISPDGSLCASGGKDTFACLWELSSGKPLYKLEARNTINALAFSPNKYWLSAATDDKIIIWDLLTKQVLAEIVPEVKEQAFDSKKKKESKPKAPACLSLAWSADGSVLYAGYNDGLIRVYKSSSQ, from the coding sequence gTTACTTACTTAGAAGTCGGATCATTAGTTGGTCACAACGGTTTTGTCACCTCTATTGCCGTTTCACCAGAAAACCCAGATACCATCATTTCATCATCACGTGATAAGACTGTTATGGTATGGCAATTAACCCCAACTGATGCCACCTCACCAGGTAAAGCCCACAGATCACTCAAGGGTCACTCACACTTTGTTCAAGATGTTGTCATTTCCCACGACGGTCAATTCGCCTTATCAGGTTCATGGGATAATACCTTAAGATTATGGGATATCACCAAAGGTGTTTCAACCCGTCTCTTCAAAGGTCACACTCAAGATGTTATGTCTGTTGCCTTCTCATCAGACAACCGTCAAATCATTTCAGGTTCACGTGATGCCACCATCAAAGTTTGGAACACCCTCGGTGAATGTAAATTCACTTTAGAAGGTCCAGAAGCTCATCAAGATTGGGTTTCATGTATCAGATTCTCACCAAACACCCCAACCATCGTTTCAGGTTCATGGGATAACAAAGTTAAGATCTGGGATATCAAGAGCTTCAAATGCAACCACACCTTAACTGACCATACCGGTTACGTCAACACTGTCACCATCTCTCCAGACGGTTCATTATGTGCCTCTGGTGGTAAAGATACCTTTGCTTGTCTCTGGGAATTATCATCTGGTAAACCATTATACAAATTAGAAGCTCGTAACACCATCAATGCTCTTGCTTTCTCACCAAACAAATATTGGTTATCTGCTGCCACTGATGacaaaatcatcatttgGGATCTCCTCACCAAACAAGTTCTCGCTGAAATCGTCCCAGAAGTCAAAGAACAAGCTTTCGActcaaagaaaaagaaagaatcaaaaccaaaagcACCAGCTTGTCTCTCCCTCGCTTGGTCTGCTGATGGTTCAGTCTTATATGCTGGTTACAATGATGGTTTAATCCGTGTTTACAAATCATCATcccaataa